The DNA segment GCCGGGAAATGCCTGTTCTTCACGACAAAGCCTTGATTTTTTCCGGCCAAACCTCGATATCGGGCACATCAAAAAGACAAAGCAATTCGGAGACCGTCATGACCGACGAAACAACGAAAACCGGACCTGACGCCACGGCGACTGATAATCCCGCGGGCTTTGCGCAGGAGGCTGCGGAAGCCGCGGATGCGGCCCAGCCTTCGCAGCCGGATCCGGTCGAGCTGCTTAGGGCCGAAAATAGCGATCTGCGCGACCGCTATCTGCGCCTTGCCGCCGAGATGGACAATTTGCGCCGTCGCACCGAGCGTGACGTCAAGGACGCCAAGTCCTATTCCGTCGCCAGCTTCGCCCGCGACATGCTTGCCGTGTCGGATAATCTGCGCCGCACGCTGGAAGCCATTCCGGCGGAAGCCCTCGCCGAAGCCGATGCTGGCCTGAAGACGCTGATCGAAGGCGTGGAGATGACCGAGCGCTCTATGCTGTCGGCCTTGGAGCGCCACGGTGTCCGCCAGATCGAGCCGGTCGGCCAGAAGTTCGATCCCAACTTCCATCAGGCGATGTTCGAGGTGCCGAACACCGAAGTGCCGAACAATACGGTCGTTCAGGTGGTGCAGGCCGGCTTCGTCATCGGCGAGCGCGTTCTGCGCCCAGCTATGGTCGGCGTCGCCAAGGGCGGCCCGAAGGTTGCCGAGATTTCCGAGCCGGGCGCCAACAGCCCGTTCGATGAAAAAGACGCTTGATCTTTAAGTCGTCTGTAAAGAAGAAGAGCCGGATGACGAGGTCATCCGGCTCTTCTTTTTTCCGCGTTAAAATTCGAGTCGCTCCTCAGGCAGCGTTGGACGCCTGCTCCTCGTTGAGGAAGGCGTAGATCGCCGAGGCGGATTCGGTGGCGCGCAGCTTGGCGACGAGATCCTGGTCGCGCAGCACGCGGGCAATGCGCGACAGCGCTTTCAGATGGTCGGCGCCGGCACCCTCGG comes from the Rhizobium sp. NXC24 genome and includes:
- the grpE gene encoding nucleotide exchange factor GrpE: MTDETTKTGPDATATDNPAGFAQEAAEAADAAQPSQPDPVELLRAENSDLRDRYLRLAAEMDNLRRRTERDVKDAKSYSVASFARDMLAVSDNLRRTLEAIPAEALAEADAGLKTLIEGVEMTERSMLSALERHGVRQIEPVGQKFDPNFHQAMFEVPNTEVPNNTVVQVVQAGFVIGERVLRPAMVGVAKGGPKVAEISEPGANSPFDEKDA